A genomic segment from Candidatus Brocadia sinica JPN1 encodes:
- a CDS encoding IS1380 family transposase, with product MKTGCKDAIEYQGLSGRKVISQFNRGQITTDAGGLLLRGLEQARGFMKEFSKCFTNYRDQDAIEHTVEELLSQRIYGIALGYEDLNDHDQLRIDPLLAVLCKKKDPTGQDRRSKSVLDLDATDDPIHGSQEGRFFHEWPEVKIVVRGDSGSAREEIMSWCEANHVDYLFGLARNSRLQEEIQGEMEEARKQYEQTGRASRVYKDFFYKTVKSWSKGRRVVGKVEYLEKGPNPRFVVTSLKSEEKDARSLYEQEYCARGEMENRIKEQQLHLFADRTSTETMRANQLRLWFSSVAYVLLNELRRIGLCSTEFSQAQCSTIRTKLLKIGAQVKVSVRRIAVCLSSAYPYKEVFQRAFQNIRKAYPMLC from the coding sequence GTGAAAACAGGGTGTAAAGATGCAATAGAGTATCAAGGGTTAAGCGGAAGGAAGGTAATATCGCAATTTAATAGAGGGCAAATAACAACCGACGCCGGAGGCCTGTTACTGAGAGGATTAGAACAGGCAAGAGGTTTCATGAAAGAGTTTTCAAAGTGTTTTACCAATTATCGGGATCAGGACGCAATAGAGCATACAGTAGAAGAATTATTATCACAGAGGATATATGGGATAGCGTTAGGATATGAGGACTTGAATGATCATGATCAATTGAGGATAGACCCATTGTTGGCAGTTTTGTGCAAGAAGAAAGACCCGACAGGGCAGGATAGGCGAAGCAAGAGTGTTTTGGATTTGGATGCGACGGATGATCCGATACACGGGAGCCAGGAAGGTCGTTTTTTCCACGAATGGCCTGAGGTGAAAATTGTAGTGCGGGGTGATTCGGGGTCTGCGAGGGAAGAAATCATGAGTTGGTGTGAAGCAAACCATGTGGACTATCTCTTTGGGCTTGCAAGGAATTCTCGATTACAAGAAGAGATACAAGGCGAAATGGAAGAGGCAAGAAAACAATATGAGCAGACAGGAAGAGCATCCAGGGTGTATAAAGATTTTTTCTATAAAACGGTGAAGAGTTGGTCCAAGGGTCGTCGGGTAGTGGGCAAGGTGGAATATTTAGAGAAGGGGCCAAATCCCCGGTTTGTAGTAACATCACTAAAATCGGAGGAGAAAGATGCCAGGAGTCTTTACGAGCAAGAGTATTGTGCACGTGGGGAGATGGAAAACAGGATCAAGGAACAGCAGTTACATTTGTTTGCCGACCGGACAAGTACAGAGACGATGCGTGCCAATCAACTGAGGCTGTGGTTCTCGTCAGTGGCTTATGTGTTACTCAACGAATTAAGACGGATAGGGCTTTGTTCAACAGAATTCTCACAAGCACAGTGCAGCACGATCCGAACAAAACTGCTCAAGATTGGCGCACAGGTAAAGGTGAGTGTAAGGAGAATCGCAGTTTGCCTGTCCAGTGCTTATCCCTATAAAGAAGTCTTTCAGCGCGCTTTTCAAAACATTCGTAAAGCGTATCCAATGCTCTGTTGA
- a CDS encoding HU family DNA-binding protein, with translation MNKQELVEIVAKECELSKACGEMAVNAVLNGIKNGVKKTKEVRLIGFGTFSVRTRKARKGRNPQTGAVINIKASKTVKFTAGQDFKNVVNK, from the coding sequence ATGAATAAACAGGAATTGGTTGAAATTGTGGCAAAAGAGTGCGAATTGTCAAAAGCTTGCGGGGAAATGGCTGTAAATGCCGTGCTAAATGGCATAAAAAATGGTGTTAAGAAGACCAAGGAGGTTCGCTTAATTGGCTTTGGAACCTTTTCAGTAAGGACCAGAAAGGCACGGAAAGGGCGTAATCCGCAGACGGGCGCCGTGATAAACATCAAGGCCAGCAAAACGGTAAAATTTACTGCAGGACAGGATTTCAAAAACGTCGTCAATAAATAA
- a CDS encoding phage portal protein family protein, protein MEHFAENPKSKCSHCFAEEKPDTVDNLMENAMNQVNLDPYIEQVKNLVNQVDILEELRDKLLDIYGGIDPVELGSLMQKAFTVAGLAGRYAVGTRSTVSLQSFERHLMKP, encoded by the coding sequence GTGGAGCATTTTGCCGAAAACCCGAAATCGAAATGTTCGCATTGTTTTGCCGAAGAGAAGCCCGATACAGTCGATAATCTTATGGAAAATGCAATGAATCAGGTCAATCTCGATCCATATATAGAGCAAGTTAAAAATCTGGTCAATCAGGTTGATATTCTAGAAGAATTGCGGGATAAACTGTTAGATATCTATGGCGGCATTGATCCTGTTGAGCTTGGCAGTCTCATGCAAAAGGCATTTACCGTAGCGGGTCTTGCAGGCAGGTATGCAGTAGGGACACGGAGCACCGTGTCCCTACAATCTTTCGAAAGACATTTGATGAAACCGTAG
- a CDS encoding phage minor head protein translates to MFNTNMRVAYAAGNYQQMMAVGGERPYWRYVGGLSETPRPLHLKWSGTVLPADDPWWNTHYPPNDWGCKCEVVSQTQEEIDSLRKEGMKISTERPDDGAYQWADKNGNTHTIPNGIGPGWAYNPGKTAWGETLSEDVMDTWRTQGAKAWERLTPGDWESYGSPEKVPLHAPVASLDYTISKTIEGMELATEKILGCPEKVFSFQSGEFRYDTLVNAKTLARHIDPNVLRISHSLQKQ, encoded by the coding sequence ATTTTCAACACGAATATGCGCGTTGCCTATGCGGCAGGGAATTATCAACAGATGATGGCCGTCGGGGGTGAAAGGCCCTACTGGCGGTATGTCGGCGGACTATCGGAAACGCCAAGGCCTTTGCACTTGAAGTGGAGCGGTACGGTATTGCCTGCCGATGACCCTTGGTGGAATACTCATTATCCTCCCAACGATTGGGGTTGCAAATGTGAAGTAGTAAGCCAAACGCAAGAAGAGATTGATAGCCTGAGAAAGGAAGGGATGAAGATATCTACTGAGCGGCCAGATGACGGCGCCTATCAATGGGCGGATAAAAATGGCAATACCCATACAATCCCTAATGGCATAGGCCCCGGCTGGGCATATAATCCCGGCAAGACCGCGTGGGGTGAAACATTGTCAGAAGATGTAATGGACACGTGGAGGACACAGGGTGCAAAGGCATGGGAAAGACTTACCCCTGGGGATTGGGAATCGTATGGTAGTCCTGAAAAAGTTCCCCTTCATGCGCCAGTGGCCTCTCTGGATTATACAATATCAAAAACGATAGAAGGTATGGAATTGGCTACTGAAAAGATATTAGGATGCCCGGAAAAGGTCTTTTCCTTTCAGTCTGGCGAATTCAGGTATGACACCCTGGTTAATGCAAAGACGTTAGCTCGTCACATCGATCCGAACGTGCTCCGTATATCCCATTCATTACAGAAACAATGA
- the typA gene encoding translational GTPase TypA: MTQIVRDDVRNVAIIAHVDHGKTTLVDQLLKQSGTFRSNQQIQNVERIMDSNDLERERGITILAKNTAINYKGVKINIIDTPGHADFGGEVERVLKMADGVLLLVDAAEGTMPQTRFVLRKALSYNLRPLVVINKIDRPDARCSEVLNEVFDLFVELNATDEQLDFTVIYASGREGFAKLSLEDDNKDITPLLDTILHYVPKPSGDPNAPLQMQVTSLDYNDYVGRIGIGKVFNGTIHAGQQVTRIDKNNRHTVHRVTELFTFTGLGRQAVKSAQAGDIVALTGIEDIDISDTIASIENPQAMPKISIDEPTLSMIFSVNNSPFSGQDGKYVTSRNLRERLYRELRSNVALKVEDTETPDSFRISGRGLLHLSVLIENMRREGYELQVSKPKVIFKQMDGEKAEPVEYVVIDVPKEYEGQAISMLGARKGEMLSMDTDKDITHFEFKVPSRGLIGLRNRLLSSTRGEAVMYHNFYDYEPYKGDIAHRIQGVLISMAAGEATAYALDGLQDRGIMFVNPGDRVYEGMIVGEHCEQNDITVNVIRAKKATNIRCATAEKGIKLPPPREFSLEMALEYIEDDELVEITPKTFRLRKKLLTENERRITRRQQTLESVETSTEKS, translated from the coding sequence ATGACACAAATAGTGAGAGACGATGTACGGAATGTGGCGATTATTGCCCACGTTGATCATGGCAAGACCACCCTTGTGGATCAATTGCTGAAACAAAGCGGTACGTTCCGGTCTAATCAGCAGATTCAGAATGTAGAAAGGATTATGGACTCTAACGATCTGGAACGTGAGAGGGGTATTACGATCCTTGCCAAGAACACGGCTATCAACTATAAGGGCGTGAAGATTAATATTATTGATACACCGGGGCATGCCGATTTTGGTGGAGAAGTGGAACGCGTCCTCAAGATGGCTGACGGTGTCTTGTTGCTGGTGGATGCGGCTGAAGGGACGATGCCCCAGACGCGGTTTGTACTCCGCAAGGCTTTGAGTTATAACCTAAGACCCCTTGTGGTTATCAATAAGATTGATAGACCGGATGCCCGTTGCTCAGAAGTATTGAATGAGGTCTTTGATCTCTTTGTCGAGCTGAATGCAACTGACGAGCAGTTGGATTTTACCGTGATTTATGCCAGCGGACGGGAAGGCTTTGCAAAGCTGTCCCTTGAAGACGATAACAAAGACATCACCCCGCTGCTCGACACGATTTTGCACTACGTTCCAAAACCCAGCGGTGATCCGAATGCACCATTGCAAATGCAAGTAACATCGCTGGATTATAATGATTATGTAGGCCGAATTGGGATCGGTAAGGTGTTTAATGGCACAATTCATGCAGGCCAGCAAGTTACGCGGATTGACAAAAATAACAGGCATACGGTACACAGAGTAACTGAATTATTTACCTTTACGGGATTAGGCAGGCAGGCCGTAAAATCGGCTCAGGCAGGGGATATCGTTGCTTTAACAGGGATAGAGGATATCGATATCAGCGATACCATTGCATCCATCGAGAACCCTCAGGCCATGCCAAAGATCAGTATCGATGAACCCACGCTTTCCATGATATTTTCCGTGAATAATTCGCCTTTCAGCGGCCAGGACGGGAAATATGTTACCAGCCGGAATCTGAGGGAAAGGCTTTACCGGGAACTTCGGTCAAATGTGGCCCTCAAGGTGGAAGACACAGAAACGCCTGACTCCTTTCGTATTTCGGGACGCGGGCTCTTGCATCTCTCTGTGTTAATTGAAAACATGCGTCGTGAAGGATATGAGCTGCAGGTCTCCAAACCCAAGGTGATTTTTAAGCAGATGGATGGGGAAAAAGCGGAACCTGTGGAATATGTTGTAATCGATGTGCCGAAAGAATATGAAGGTCAGGCGATTTCCATGTTGGGTGCCCGGAAAGGGGAAATGCTCAGCATGGATACCGATAAGGACATCACCCACTTTGAGTTTAAAGTGCCTTCCCGGGGTTTGATTGGCTTGAGGAACCGTCTCTTGAGCTCTACCCGTGGAGAAGCGGTGATGTACCATAATTTTTATGACTATGAACCATACAAGGGTGATATTGCCCATCGCATCCAGGGCGTGCTCATTTCCATGGCCGCAGGTGAGGCGACTGCCTATGCCCTTGATGGATTACAGGACAGGGGTATAATGTTTGTAAACCCAGGCGATCGTGTGTATGAAGGGATGATCGTGGGTGAACACTGTGAACAGAATGATATTACGGTGAATGTCATCAGGGCAAAAAAGGCCACGAATATTCGTTGTGCGACGGCCGAAAAAGGGATCAAACTCCCTCCTCCCAGAGAATTTTCGCTGGAGATGGCCCTTGAATATATCGAAGACGATGAATTGGTGGAGATTACTCCAAAAACATTCCGATTGAGAAAGAAACTCCTTACCGAGAACGAACGGAGAATTACCCGCAGACAGCAAACCCTTGAATCTGTTGAGACATCCACAGAGAAGTCATAA
- a CDS encoding 2-isopropylmalate synthase, which produces MTNNNIIIFDTTLRDGEQSPGASLDINEKVQIARQLALLNVDVIEAGFPVSSPGDFESVSRIAREIRGISVAGLARAVEKDIDSAARALEKAEKPRIHVFLATSEIHRKYKLLKAKEEIVHLAVKGVAHALKYVDDVEFSTEDASRTEPDFLIQVVEAVIDAGAKTVNIPDTVGYATPDQYASIIRGLKENVKNIDKAIISVHCHNDLGLAVANSLAAIKAGAQQVECTINGIGERAGNAALEEIVMAIKTRHDFYQRSTRIVTKELIATSRLVSTLTGLRVQRNKAIVGENAFAHQSGVHQDGVIKERTTYEIMKPEDVGYLKTKLVLGKLSGRNAFKTRIKELGYELSEKEFERAFEEFKHIADKKKEVFDEDIEAIIGIEKMEVPHIFQLESLSISCGPTTVPTAGVRLKLQDGRLVDNTTIGDGPIDALFKAVDLSTGIPGKLQDYNIRAVTSGKDAMGEVYVNVEVDGKTIGGRAVSTDIIEASAKAYLNAINKVAAMKQK; this is translated from the coding sequence GTGACCAATAATAACATCATTATTTTTGACACCACACTGCGAGACGGAGAACAGTCGCCTGGAGCAAGTCTGGATATTAACGAAAAGGTCCAGATTGCGCGGCAATTAGCGCTGCTGAATGTGGACGTTATTGAGGCTGGTTTTCCCGTCTCATCACCAGGTGACTTTGAATCGGTAAGCAGAATTGCCCGGGAAATTCGGGGAATTTCCGTGGCAGGTCTTGCCCGCGCCGTTGAAAAGGATATTGACAGTGCCGCCAGGGCTCTGGAAAAGGCCGAAAAGCCACGAATACATGTCTTTCTCGCCACCTCTGAAATTCACAGAAAATACAAGCTCCTTAAGGCAAAGGAAGAAATTGTTCACCTGGCTGTCAAAGGGGTTGCGCACGCCTTAAAATATGTGGATGATGTAGAATTTTCCACAGAAGACGCATCCAGAACGGAACCAGACTTCCTCATTCAGGTTGTCGAGGCCGTTATTGATGCCGGCGCAAAGACTGTTAATATCCCAGATACCGTAGGTTATGCCACGCCCGATCAATATGCCTCCATTATCCGCGGATTAAAAGAAAACGTTAAAAACATTGATAAGGCAATAATCAGCGTACATTGTCACAATGACCTAGGACTTGCCGTGGCTAATTCCCTGGCTGCTATAAAGGCAGGCGCACAACAGGTCGAGTGTACCATCAACGGCATCGGAGAACGGGCAGGGAACGCGGCACTGGAAGAGATCGTGATGGCCATTAAGACACGTCATGATTTTTACCAGCGTTCTACCCGTATTGTCACAAAGGAATTGATTGCCACGAGCAGACTGGTAAGCACCCTTACAGGACTGCGGGTACAGAGGAACAAGGCCATTGTCGGTGAAAATGCATTCGCACACCAGTCAGGGGTACATCAGGACGGGGTAATCAAGGAACGCACTACCTATGAGATTATGAAACCCGAAGACGTCGGGTATTTAAAGACCAAGCTTGTGCTCGGGAAATTATCCGGCCGAAATGCCTTTAAAACACGCATCAAGGAACTGGGATACGAATTATCGGAAAAAGAATTCGAACGGGCTTTTGAGGAATTTAAGCACATAGCTGATAAGAAGAAAGAGGTCTTTGATGAGGATATTGAAGCCATTATCGGCATAGAAAAGATGGAAGTCCCCCATATCTTTCAATTAGAAAGCCTCAGTATCAGTTGCGGACCTACTACGGTTCCAACAGCCGGGGTAAGACTTAAATTACAGGATGGCCGTTTGGTGGATAACACCACCATTGGCGATGGTCCCATTGATGCCCTTTTCAAGGCTGTCGATTTATCAACCGGTATCCCCGGCAAGCTGCAGGATTACAACATCCGCGCTGTTACCAGCGGGAAGGATGCAATGGGTGAGGTTTATGTAAATGTCGAAGTGGATGGGAAAACTATCGGGGGCCGTGCGGTAAGCACTGATATCATCGAGGCCAGCGCAAAGGCCTATTTAAATGCCATCAACAAGGTGGCTGCAATGAAACAAAAGTAG
- a CDS encoding M50 family metallopeptidase, which yields MIYFSLAIGLIMVVFLSFAICGLWTKYANLKTVKGFLFPGTIVHELSHAFLCLITGTTIKELNLFTSNNTGIKYDKPKVPFLFDFAIASAPIFGCAFFIFFISKILSNPINLNSTFPQEIHFTVKGFFDLIRHLLDTVWVTFNTFRDHLHLKNIRHIFFVLTIIIFTVSMAPHKQDIKHLVLGFGILSLIFFFLEKVDIRLLKYHGWDFFIKKLWGITTLSISVLATLLFFTLTIMGFIKGYRLTFGHKGSSK from the coding sequence ATGATATATTTTTCACTAGCGATTGGTCTTATCATGGTTGTTTTTCTTAGTTTTGCTATTTGTGGATTGTGGACAAAGTATGCAAATCTCAAGACGGTTAAGGGATTTCTCTTCCCTGGCACAATCGTACACGAACTCAGCCATGCGTTTCTATGTCTCATCACAGGGACAACGATTAAAGAACTGAATCTGTTTACATCCAATAACACGGGGATTAAATACGACAAGCCAAAGGTTCCTTTTCTCTTTGACTTCGCCATTGCTTCAGCGCCGATTTTTGGTTGTGCGTTTTTCATCTTTTTTATATCAAAGATACTCTCCAACCCGATCAATCTCAATAGCACATTTCCCCAGGAAATTCACTTTACGGTCAAGGGATTTTTCGACCTGATACGACATTTGCTTGATACCGTATGGGTTACTTTTAACACCTTTAGGGATCACCTCCATCTAAAAAATATACGCCACATCTTCTTCGTATTGACCATTATTATTTTTACGGTTTCCATGGCGCCTCACAAGCAGGATATCAAACATCTTGTCCTTGGATTTGGTATTCTTTCATTGATTTTTTTCTTTCTTGAAAAAGTTGATATACGGTTATTAAAATACCATGGATGGGATTTTTTTATAAAGAAATTATGGGGGATTACTACCCTTTCGATCTCTGTACTTGCAACCCTGCTTTTTTTTACTTTAACGATAATGGGTTTTATCAAAGGATACAGGTTGACATTTGGGCACAAAGGTTCGAGTAAATAA
- a CDS encoding YSC84-related protein, protein MAAKYGEGAMRIDGKTADYYSAAAASYGFQIRGQKKDIILAFMQDEAITKFRESSGWKAGVDGSVALVNLGAAASIDTTKIKEPIVGFVFGQKGLMYNLTLEGSKFTKLKKY, encoded by the coding sequence TTGGCGGCGAAATACGGCGAGGGAGCGATGAGAATTGATGGAAAGACCGCTGATTACTACAGCGCAGCGGCCGCCTCATACGGCTTCCAAATCAGGGGCCAAAAGAAAGACATCATCCTCGCCTTTATGCAAGACGAGGCCATTACAAAGTTCCGTGAAAGCTCCGGCTGGAAGGCAGGAGTTGACGGGTCAGTAGCCCTGGTGAATCTTGGGGCAGCTGCCTCCATCGACACAACGAAAATCAAGGAGCCCATTGTCGGGTTCGTTTTCGGCCAGAAAGGGCTCATGTACAACCTAACGCTTGAAGGCTCAAAGTTTACCAAACTGAAAAAATATTGA
- a CDS encoding methylated-DNA--[protein]-cysteine S-methyltransferase, with product MGTKVRVNNPEIIYFGSFFTAIGHVYIAKNARGVCRISFPHTTEENFLDSFLKGTLVKIQKNDSLLKAEIDILKEYFKGKRVNFNFPLDLSEGTAFQQKVWRKLREIPYGERRSYKWVAEQIGHPLAARAVGLANNKNPFPPVVPCHRVVGSDGSLTGYAFGIHIKKYLLEMECKAVYDSGFCKQ from the coding sequence TTGGGCACAAAGGTTCGAGTAAATAATCCAGAAATAATTTATTTTGGCAGTTTTTTTACGGCAATAGGCCACGTGTATATTGCAAAAAACGCAAGAGGGGTTTGCCGGATTTCATTTCCCCACACCACTGAAGAAAATTTTCTCGATTCATTTTTGAAAGGCACATTGGTAAAAATCCAGAAAAACGATTCGCTTCTGAAAGCCGAAATAGATATTTTAAAAGAATATTTTAAAGGTAAACGGGTAAATTTCAATTTTCCTTTGGACTTAAGCGAAGGTACAGCATTCCAACAAAAGGTGTGGAGAAAATTACGGGAAATACCTTATGGAGAACGCCGGTCATATAAATGGGTTGCAGAACAGATTGGACATCCTCTGGCCGCAAGGGCCGTTGGTCTAGCAAACAATAAAAACCCTTTTCCCCCTGTTGTTCCCTGCCATAGGGTTGTCGGTTCAGATGGTTCGTTAACTGGGTATGCCTTCGGGATCCATATCAAAAAATATTTGTTAGAGATGGAATGTAAGGCTGTTTATGACAGTGGTTTTTGCAAACAGTGA
- a CDS encoding PKD domain-containing protein, whose protein sequence is MYVGDGHLLLDNEDLNNAGILEIDTGKISVGGNWTNIGTFNAGIGTVEFTGTTNQIISGSTNFYHLFCTAPGNQLTFEAESTQTILAHCTLTGTLESPLILRSTVDGIQWKIDPQGTKNITYVDVKDSHNINSILITTQDWINSGNNTKWASVTNTAPVAVAGQDTSVYFTDTVTLDGSGSYDVDGNPLSYSWSFISIPRGSMAILLNQTAVNPTFVADKAGTW, encoded by the coding sequence ATGTATGTTGGTGATGGCCATCTATTACTTGATAATGAGGACTTGAATAATGCCGGTATATTAGAGATAGACACGGGAAAGATCAGCGTAGGAGGTAATTGGACAAATATCGGCACATTTAATGCGGGAATTGGTACCGTTGAATTTACCGGCACCACAAACCAGATTATTTCAGGATCAACAAACTTCTACCATTTATTCTGTACTGCCCCGGGCAATCAACTTACCTTTGAGGCAGAAAGCACACAAACAATTCTTGCTCATTGTACACTAACCGGGACTTTGGAAAGTCCACTGATACTAAGAAGCACTGTTGACGGGATACAGTGGAAGATAGACCCCCAGGGGACAAAGAATATCACCTATGTAGACGTAAAAGATTCTCATAACATAAACAGCATTTTAATAACCACTCAGGACTGGATCAATAGTGGTAATAATACGAAGTGGGCCTCTGTTACCAATACAGCGCCAGTGGCTGTTGCAGGGCAAGACACGTCTGTATATTTTACAGATACGGTGACACTTGACGGGAGTGGAAGTTATGATGTAGACGGTAATCCATTGAGTTATAGCTGGTCATTTATATCGATACCGCGAGGCAGTATGGCAATCCTTTTGAATCAAACCGCAGTAAATCCAACCTTTGTTGCAGACAAAGCTGGTACATGGTGA
- a CDS encoding tail fiber domain-containing protein — MNADVGKVGIGTTAPDQRLSVNGNASKTGGGSWLVFSDERLKNIYGSFDAGLNEVLQLQPIIYRYKKGNSLNIPDEGEHIGFSAQEVQKVIPEAVTENSKGYLMMDNDPILWAMLNAIKELKAEMKL, encoded by the coding sequence ATGAATGCAGATGTTGGTAAGGTTGGAATTGGTACAACGGCACCAGACCAAAGACTCTCCGTAAATGGCAATGCCTCGAAAACTGGTGGGGGATCATGGCTGGTATTTTCTGATGAAAGATTAAAGAACATTTACGGCTCATTCGATGCTGGCCTCAATGAAGTCTTACAACTACAGCCAATCATTTATCGTTATAAAAAAGGCAATTCACTCAATATCCCTGATGAAGGAGAACATATTGGCTTTAGTGCCCAAGAGGTTCAAAAGGTAATACCAGAGGCTGTCACTGAAAATAGCAAGGGATATCTTATGATGGATAATGATCCCATCTTGTGGGCTATGCTGAATGCCATTAAGGAACTCAAGGCAGAAATGAAGCTTTAA
- a CDS encoding multiheme c-type cytochrome, with protein MPHSLQYPINKSLKYLTIVMLLAEFCCLASCATHKKTTTPQTVIIPPEEIPIIKAAEAVTVAKEEKGITDESLKCITCHEERRVTHGWVADWQGSKHARKGVGCEACHVSSNAELATKEAIELEYLSTDGNSCDDKRVHRKVTASNCGKCHRKEYQEFMKSRHSIGWQRVLECRKLMEIPKGTRSEKCEQCHNIQFKCDSCHTRHTFNTLEAKTPEACRTCHMGSDHPHHDVYISSKHGTVYTASQSGILKESQSVQSLRSPVCVTCHMPQGTHDMSFGLTCGPVAGSRLSYIDRNGAAIDEIELVKKREDMLSVCNRCHSLRFAKNALTRADDIYKNIETVIKEAKDIVFGLEKEKLLIPPVGEVVKIPLPGHAFIQEDLQSYTNRPRIERLFIKLTHSAAVTWKGAYHKNPGYTHLYGWAKLQEDVSEMREEVKKLREEAELRRKMKMKLR; from the coding sequence ATGCCTCACTCATTACAATATCCTATAAATAAATCTCTGAAATATCTTACCATTGTGATGCTTTTGGCGGAATTCTGTTGTCTCGCCAGTTGTGCGACCCACAAGAAGACAACTACCCCGCAAACAGTGATTATCCCTCCTGAAGAAATACCAATTATCAAAGCCGCAGAAGCGGTAACAGTTGCAAAAGAGGAAAAAGGAATTACCGACGAATCCTTGAAATGCATAACCTGTCACGAGGAACGCAGGGTGACACATGGCTGGGTCGCGGACTGGCAGGGTAGCAAGCATGCAAGAAAGGGTGTGGGATGCGAGGCATGCCATGTTAGTTCAAATGCAGAACTCGCAACAAAGGAAGCAATAGAGTTGGAATATCTCAGCACTGATGGGAACAGTTGCGATGATAAGAGGGTCCATCGCAAGGTTACTGCCAGCAATTGTGGCAAATGCCACAGAAAAGAATACCAGGAATTTATGAAGAGCCGCCACTCCATTGGCTGGCAAAGGGTGCTGGAGTGCAGGAAACTCATGGAAATTCCCAAAGGCACCCGTTCTGAAAAGTGTGAGCAGTGTCATAATATCCAATTTAAATGTGATTCATGTCACACGCGGCATACCTTTAATACCCTTGAGGCCAAAACTCCCGAGGCATGCAGGACGTGTCACATGGGTTCAGATCACCCCCATCACGATGTATACATCTCTTCCAAGCACGGGACTGTTTATACTGCAAGTCAATCCGGCATATTAAAAGAATCTCAATCTGTCCAGTCCTTGCGGTCGCCGGTATGTGTTACCTGTCATATGCCTCAGGGTACTCATGATATGAGTTTTGGACTTACCTGTGGCCCTGTTGCAGGAAGTAGGCTGTCTTATATTGACAGGAATGGCGCTGCCATAGATGAAATTGAATTAGTAAAAAAACGTGAAGACATGCTGTCCGTTTGTAATAGATGCCATTCCTTGCGCTTTGCAAAGAATGCATTAACGAGGGCTGATGATATCTATAAAAATATTGAGACTGTTATAAAAGAGGCGAAGGATATTGTCTTTGGTTTAGAAAAGGAAAAGCTTTTAATTCCACCAGTTGGTGAAGTGGTGAAAATTCCTTTGCCTGGTCATGCCTTCATCCAGGAAGACCTTCAATCTTATACGAACAGACCCAGGATAGAGCGGCTCTTTATCAAATTAACACACAGCGCTGCTGTTACATGGAAAGGGGCTTACCATAAAAATCCGGGCTATACACACCTGTATGGGTGGGCAAAACTCCAGGAAGATGTGAGTGAGATGAGAGAAGAAGTAAAAAAATTACGGGAAGAAGCAGAACTCAGAAGGAAGATGAAAATGAAGCTGCGATAA
- a CDS encoding PBECR2 nuclease fold domain-containing protein, which yields MTDPYEVWLSFERHKGTDQVVLRQRIIKAIQTGKKEGILIVANVIKGFMESWTFVPIEELGYLDKQRVGKLIWKKN from the coding sequence ATGACTGACCCATACGAAGTATGGCTCTCGTTTGAGCGACACAAAGGGACAGATCAGGTAGTATTAAGACAGAGGATTATTAAGGCAATTCAAACGGGAAAAAAGGAAGGAATCTTAATTGTGGCGAATGTCATTAAAGGCTTTATGGAGTCATGGACATTTGTCCCAATTGAAGAATTGGGTTATTTGGATAAGCAGCGGGTAGGAAAACTGATATGGAAAAAAAATTAA